From Quercus robur chromosome 8, dhQueRobu3.1, whole genome shotgun sequence:
GGGGCGTGCTCGaaggggaaatctaaaatatctaagagaggcttcctttgccactttccccatgcatatctctgcgcctaacagagccttatccattaactttatcaacagCTCTCAATGACTCAGGtctgagactgatgggacaagtatcagtcttgaaagggtcgaccctacacgtggacgaaggaaattgaacacatgcgagtataaaagaaaaaatatgtaacctaaaagaGGGGCgcctccagtcccactgaaaGGAGAAAGTGCTTCAGAGGCAAAGATATTcgaaccatgcataaatatcttaacaaaaccacagccgggtaaacatgacttagcctttcgatcccactctctacaaatgatattatatgggcccatttacgtgcgaacccaactcaatTGCGGTTTGActcaaatcgtgtccctacaggttagattttcaaatggATATTAGAATTGAATGAGTGTAGCTGTGCTTAttaatatgtgataagatgatatGGGATGTTGGAATTGGGGGTATAAAACTTGGattttacaccacatccttataaaatttaatcacatttttttgaaaaagttaccttatatttttgttaatatcATCTATGTGATAATTTttataagataaaataatataagtgtTTGTAAAATAGGATGACTAAGGTTTAATTCAATAAACCTTAAGGaggttttaattaaattttcccatattttaacttttgtatCTGTAAATACCAACAAAAAGAGTGGGGTGTTTTAGTTTTTGacttaatcaatttttttttttttatcttgtcATCAAGTATAAGCAGCAAGGACAATAAGTCTTGTTAATCCCCatttttaactttaataaaaataaattatacaaaaaaaaaatcatgtaagTAATAAAACTAGTTTTAGGTGTACGGTTTAaacttatataatttaataaatttataataaaaaatatatatattaaaagattatagttataataaaatacattggggggttcaaataatatatttcgtacaaaccaaatagaaaatcaaacaatCCGTAAAAAAGTGTTTCTGTCTTTGAGAGGGCTCCCCCACTATGCTTTAGCTTCGTCCCCTCCCACTCATTGATCCCCACATCATTGCTAGGagaataacgtttttttttttttttaaattttaattttaatttttaattttttaatttttttatatattcataATATATGACTTAGTCAAAGACTCAAAAGGCTAGGATCAATGCATGAACTGGGTGGATAGAGACAGCAAAATTGTATATGGTACTCTTTTATAGAAAGCCTTATTCCATGCTTCTTAGCTCTAATAGACATTATCCACTTGGTGcgtattttaatttattatgtcattatttttgaaactttatTTATATGGTATATTAATCAAAAGGTGCGAATCTATATACCCTTTCCAGCCTCTTAGGAAGTATTACCTAGAATATACGACTAAAGCATATACTTTTTTTCCCATGCTTTGGAAAGAAATTTCCACGAAGTGGGAGATCTAGTGGAAAGAAAAAGGATCTTATACCAATTAAGTGcaaacacacataaaaaaaaacacgcatCAAATGAGGTCATGATCCATTGATAACATGACGCAAGGCTCATGCATACATATACTTCCAACAAAGAATGTaaaatattgactttttttatTAGGGACGTTTGTAACCAAATATTGGCCTGACCTTTGTcttgtttaaattttgattttttaaaaattatacaagTTCCATCTAACATTGAATTGTTTCGATATTTTTGATGACACGCACTTCTTTGATAACTATGggatgttaaaaatacttatttcaaaagaataaataaatgaaactcGAACGTGCGGACCAAGTTcatgtatttttcttcttggaAAGATTTATGATTTGTGGTTTGGAGAggtgtcacgccccaaacccaacTATAAAGATAGGTATTTAACAACGACCGCATGCTTATAAAGTAATCACTCTATAAGTGTGTAAGGCCTTTTTAGTAATTaaaatttatcccaaaaaattacatcaaataaatccaaaatactTCAACATGTTAATTCAAAAGGAACAGAATCCAAACCTCatgtacataatgccaattgaCCAATAGATATAAGACTATTAAAAGACTATCTAATCTCAAAATCACTAAACTTCTTTCATGCTCACAACATAACAACAAAACTTCCAAAACTTGCTATTCTTCACAATTTGAAATTGGAGGGGAAAAAAGGAGGTGAGTTGACAACTTAATAAGTAACCAAAGTtctaataagttctatcaagcaaatagatatgtaaaataataagttgtacacatagttgtcaaaacgtgaatcgtatcgtgaatcaatttttgatttttccatATCATGTATCGTATCGTATTGtgtatcgtaagatacacaaacacttaataaaatttataaaaaattatagatatacattTATAAATGgaatattcattataaattttaaatatattcaactaatgactaatttattcatcacttgtgtaataatatttaacaagctaactaaataaatcaaactagcaactatttttaacatatacattcaaattgcttaaatttaaaagtgataatatattacaaatgacccaaaaataataatttactttCATCATATTGCCTAATAAACCCCATCTAACTCAATGTTATTATCATGTTTATCATTttgcaaacttattttttcattaaaattttcttcattgtcattaacatttactatctcttcttgttcttttttttttaataattaaaaaaaatatttcttcttggcattctagtttcttggacttataacaataatgactaaaataaaaaataattatattgccaattaatatcttattcatagtatagaaaataaatttgcaaatattAAAGTGAAGTGTAAGTGTTTATTGTGTAGTCcaaattttatagtaaaaagaaaggggaaaaaaacttatgaatatgttattttattaggccaaattaagtaacctaataattttgtgttaaaaacaagtctaacaatttgttaaattcaaataaaagtacaaattttaacaaaaaatctcattttcaaGTATTTGTCTATATATTGTACGATACGTACGATTTTACGATAAAATACGATTTATACGATACGCACACTGTATCATACGATTTATGAACACTTACGATACGGTGATACAATACAGAACTTTTTATACACGATACGTATCGTGTATTGTGCGATTCCGACAACTATGGTTGTACATAGATCAAATAttttaatcttacaaatatatcatagatggattagaaaataatcagttttccatatatcaaaagctataaTTTACAATAGGTCCCAAAAACACATAAGCAGTTTCAAGGACTTAAAAcagttcaaatattcaaatataattcatattcttaacaatctttaTGATTATGATCACGTTATATCCCTATGACTGGGCATTAGATTTAGATGAAACTAGTTTCATGTTAATGTATATCTCCTTTTAGCCGAGTCCAGAAACACGATAGACTCGTGATGTCCCAAATAGAACTAGTTTCAGAGTCAAAATATAGTAAGGTtgtccaaaatcatatatattaaatcagagttcaaacaaaaatatatctcatccaaatacatatataaaatcatatattcagtaatcaaatatatttgtgataattctttattctttactttaaatcaataatacaattgaaataaaattgtaacaattataaacaattttcaatagttaaaatataatagtataagtaaaataaaacaatttaggataaggttacttactTTTTAAAGCCAtattaaaaagaatttctttatCACTTCTTCTAAAAACTTTAAATATcacctaaaacaattttttagataCCATTTActtaataatcaaataatttaagaaacCTCATAATGGTACCGACCAGAAGATAAATGgctaaaaatatctaataattttctacTATTATCTCATAGTTAAAATCCACgtattcataatatatattcttttactTTCTGCCGCTAATAGTTCCCTAAGATAAGGCCAATAGATTACATGTAGGATCAAAAGTCACTTTGTAAAAAAAAGAGTACCGCCTGGACTCATCTTCATGTATAGGaattcacccttttttttttttttttttttttttttctatcaccTGCCACCCTTGGTTCACTTTTGAGATGAGGACAAAACTAGACACATGACTATATGATCCAAATCAAAGCCCCTGGACACTAGCTTGCCAGAACTCAAAGCCTAGACTGCTAGACCTTTTGTTTTCATCAAGTCCAAAACTTCGGGTACtattacttaaagaaaatctgtgcagaaacTTGACACCTAGCAGAACAAATCTTGACACAACGTAAAAAATCTGGAAAGAATCTGTACCAAAAAAGCGACTTAACATCCAGTACCAAAGCGATAATTTCGATGCCGCAAGTTGTGGCACAATTTTGGtcaatttaaataatgtttatttcgttgaaaattaaaaatattataataaaataatttttaaatatataaataatattatggaacttatttttaatgaaaatattactGAAAAAATAAGTTCGTAGGTCTCGTGAATAGTGCACGGATTTATTGGTGTGACACATTTTAGTGTTGTGTTTGGACATGATAAGTGCATGGGACCTACTAGTAAGTCTGTGTTCATGTgcttctcaattaaaaaaaaaaaaaagggcgtGAAACGCCAGAAACGCAGACGCAAAAATTTTAATCAGTACCCAAACGTATACCTTGTGCCACAACTCGTCTATATGgggagttgtggttggtggagggtGTCCCCACATGAACCCATCATCACCCTTCCACCAACCAGAACTTGCCACATGGGCAAGTTGTGGTACTAACAATGCTCCGtaccaaaaatataatttaatcccTTCTTCGTTCATATCATAAATTCATTGGGTATTTAGGGCCCGTTtgatacatgtgtttaaacaatagttttcagtttttttgaaaacatgtgtaaGTGAAAgtgtgtgtgaaaatacatgtaatgttgtttaaaaactgaaaacacatgtaccaaacgggcccttagaTAATCGACCAAAAATGCCccgaaaaatatatattttaatttcatataaagTTTAGATTTGACAAAGGATAAGATTTCTTAGGCTCTTACCTCAAGTGTGCCGTCAATCCTTATCTACTTAAATATTTTGGGAAGTTTCTTCTCTCAAAATATCTATAATTATAAACTAACTTAATAAGCTTATAAATAGCTAgagtttcaaccttattttctaagAACTCCCTTTATAATATTTGTAGGGACATAGAATTTGGCCCCCGACGTGCTCACCTCAGAGCTCTACTATAACAGTTAACACAACTTAAATACAGATAAATAACAAGGAATAAATACTCCACAATGGGAAACACAAGCAGTGAATTTCTTTGACCATTCAAATAACGATTACAATTACAGACATTAACATAGGAAACTCTCTTGTTCCCGTGGTGACACCCTTAGTGTtaccctttctctctttttctatttctccccctaaaTAGATTCTTCTGATCCCCCTTGTCTTTActtctcctcccccttttatAGCTTCAAACATTGCTCTTATTACCACAGCTATCTTGTTGCCTACCAGAGCCTTAGGgatatttttttcaactttatcGGATTCCTCCCCTCCCTTATCCTAGAGCCTTGACTTTTGGGGGTTGCTGTTACTGTTCAGGCTGTCTAActtgcatttaatgtggcagggGTGAGGTAAGATCCTTATCACCGATGCAGAGGTAAAGACCTTCAATCTTCTTGTATGTTCTCGAACCTTCCCGTGGTTTCAGGAATCTTCTGGTAATCATATGTGGACTGCATATGCCCCATACCTCGGATAAAGTGGCACGTTGCCATTTCCAAGGGAACTAATCTTTTGTGTCACTCATTTTTTCCGTGATGCTTGGGATGATCCTACTATTCTCATTGCATGGTGCGTTATCCACTGAGTTTTCCTTCAAAACATAGGTCAGGCCCAACTCTTTCCCGTGGCCTAATTGCTCATTGGGCTTCAGATCCGGGATGTGATTGTTCCACTCCCTACAATATTAATTCTAAAAATGACCCTACAAAAGATTTACCTAAATATCCCACCTttaaagtctctctctcttttttttttttttttttttttaatttttaaaattttttttttctgggtattGTATTTGTGATGtcctaatttgattgattgtgtgatatgtgtgggtgtgtgataagtcccacatcgggcatttactgggtagatatgagatttattaacaactataagGAGTCTCAATTGTAATTAGTCATTTTGAAGTATAGCGCAGATATGACTAGAATACTTGCAAGTTAATGAGAATCCATGAGAAGTACGAAGTGTACACGCTAAGGTACACAAAAGGTCTCACTAATCTGCTAAATAAAACAGATTTTTCTCATCTATCTCATACATCTTTGAAACACTTGAAAATGGGTTTGGAGaaatcccaaaacctataaGCCCTTGAATAACACACTGTACTTTAGCCTAAACATGAACATGAACTTCCTTGTATATGTTGGGTGTGTGTATATCCTTATTAAACTGCAAATCTTCAAAAAATGTTAGCTCGATCATAAGCAATGcttacttttttatttctcaaattTAGTAGATCTAAAAATTGCGGCTCATCACTTTATATAAACAAATCGAACCAGACTAGATCAAACAAATTACCTTGTTCAATGCAAAACCAAATTTGGTGAATCTCCCAAAAACCCATTACTATTTCCAAAATCCACTACCTAACTAGAATACATATGCCACACACTGCCTAACACTTGGGTTGTCGTGGCTTCTAAAGCTAACCCATCCTTACAAAGCTACCATTTgggatgcatttttttttggctaaaaaacaagagaacaaaaaacaatcTGTAACTCTCTTATAGCAGAAAACACCAACATTTTACTACTAAAGCAATTTCGAtttttattatactaaaaaattTCTACACTCTATATCTCTAATTCAACACGTGCAAAAGTGATTCCCCTACATTCTACACTCTTATCTCTAATTTGGTGTATATCTATTTCTagtatccttttttttttttggtacatcACTAATGTGATGGTGGACTTAAAGGCCCACATGTAGCTATTGCCGATTGCACTTGTTGGTGAGAAACTGAGAATTCTTGGGCTTGAGTTCTTGCATGtgctttatatttattttggcaAAGAGACAAATATGAGTTACTCTTCATCTTCGTCAACGTGTGCGATTGAGTTAAGTTTCTATCCCATTTAATTTTACTCTCATTTGTTGATAAATACATTTATTGGGTAGGATTTTGtggtaaatatatatttaattgggCGTTGAGCCGTTgagaaatatatttattcaatctcacaaaatatatttgtttgcccaacttatttttttcaccTCTATTTGtgctttgaactttgaagccTAATTAGTTTCATCAAAGAATGatctttttctcttcatttttctaTTGCACTCACTcattacattattttattgtctACGAGAAAAAACAATGGTAGTGTCCAATAGATGACCCATCGACATAAATACCTTGCTCTATTATTTCAAAGAATTCAAGTCTAATAAGTAACTCATCAAAATAAGGCCCCAAAAAATTGTAATACTTATGTTGATTTTGTGAGTGGTTTGATGAGCCCATAAACTTTGTAAAAATTTGTAACATACCAAAATAGACTGGCATGATATATAGTCCACGGCCCAAGTGTAAGGATCCAATATATGACAACGGGCCTAGTTTTGTTTATGACTACGTTCCAAGGAACACTTAAGGATATACACCAGAAAGAAAGTGTACACGTGTAGAGGTTGATGCCACGCTATATGCACAATAGTTCCACGTGTTGAATAGCTTAACATAAGTCTGCATGCAACCGCTATCTCATGCTCATGTCAATTTACAATGATACCCTTCACACTTCCCTATTGTAGAACCCCAACACATTGATGGCAAAACAGACAATATAACATAATCAGAGCACCTTCATATCCTCCTCTTGCTCTTGGCAGAGACACTAAAAACTTAGTAACAAAGAGCAAAAACAGGCTAAGCACTagtcgaagaagaagaagaagatgatagGACAAGGACCAACTCTAACATGCACGGTGGGTGTTGCATTCTTAACCTGCGCACTCACAACACTCTCTGCAGCTGTTCATGAAGACACATCAAACATATTCCAAGTGACCAGTGGGGACAGGAAATTCTTGGACAATGATGTGGTGGGTGCTTAGAAACACTTTAAGGTTTTCATGGAAAAGTACGAGAAGAAGTATGATACGAGAGAGGAGTACCTGCACCGACTTGGGATATTCGCGAAGAACATGGTAAGGGCGGCCAAGCACCAAGTGCTGGACCCCACGGCGGTCCACGGAGTCACTCCTTTCTCTGATCTCTCGGAGGAGGAGTTTGAGGAACTGTACACAGGTGTGAGAGGTGGGAATACTGATATGGATGTGGTTAAGGAAACTGGTCCGTTGCTGGAGGTTGGTGGGTTGCCTGAGAGCTTTGATTGGAGAGAGAAAGGAGCTGTTACTGAGGTTAAGATGCAGGTCAATTCGCTACCCTTAACACTTCTTAGTTCTtactacttttatatatattttaagaataatATTAATTACACACCCAATTTTCATAACTTGTTGTGAGTTGCTAGTgaacactttttttctttttctttccatgACTGATTATATGAACTCACAACTTTTCTTTGAACATTTATAATTGTACGTATAAATTAGCAACCATCACTTCCACGCAATATCTACGTCTCAAAGCACATAAATGAATAAGTATTGGTGGGgccaaaaattttaacttttgaccctacaaaaatttactttatttattttactatctcaCCTTACAAAACACGTaacattgttttattttaatattcaacataataaaataatatattcactacaataaacaacaatcacaatcacaaataaaatatataataatttgagCTATAGTGGAGgacaaataaaatatagtttttaattatttatttatttttattttaacatctGAGTTACAGTGCTCTACCAAAGATGGCTGTGCACAATTGTAGCTCAACagccaaaaaaatttagatttaccTTCACCGATACAGCTCACTTTTGTTATATTTGACCGttaaatttagcaatttggCACCATTAATATTAATGCTCttaacaaaattcaaataccttcaaaaaaataaaaacaaaaaagaaatttataatattgaaaacttattttataatctaatatctttttaaaaaaatctaatagttGGATTTAAGTTTATATGCAATGGTTGATGACACCCTTTTTTAGAGAATGTACATTAAGGTTTGATTaattgtttacttatttgtacATGATCTCTTATGATATCATCATTAAGAGTTTCATTTTAGATTAATGTGCAATGTTTGACacttattttaatttgagaatatacattaaagttttttttttgcttaattatttatatatgatctcttttatgaatattatGTCATTCTTAAATAATACACTCTAAGAAATATCATCTTTTATTTTGAGAAGCCATAGATGgttaaaaaataggtctaaaCATGCATAATTCATGCCgatttcatatttatatttttgctaCACTGTAATGaaattatccaaaaatattataaaaaataattttaaaataaaaatgataacgGTGTGGCACTAATGCCGCACTATCATTATAATTgcaattaattgattttgagtttgatttttttataaaccagCCAAGTcttaatttagtttattttttttataacaaaaaaaaatttaaaaaacagtTGGGTTCTGTCATGTGTCAACCCATTTGTATCTATTTTTACTCTAAGGTAAAAAATTCAAGTTACAAGTTGGGTCTAATTTTGCCATGTTTGCTTTTAACTCAATTGACACATGTTTACAATAGAGACCAAGCAAGAAATAGCATAgttgaaatagagaaaaaaagttataaacaCTAAAGAAATATAATACAATATGGCATAAAGGGGAACAATCGTGGAACAGTACTTTTCTATCCAAATAGTGAACACCCTCATTTGGAGGTTgaactattttttgttttcttttgtttttaatacatGGCACCAATATGATGATCACAAAGCTACTTAGCATTTTTAGCTTAACTCAACTTaatgtcattattattattattaagccATCTCTGGCCAGAAATTTATGCCTTGCCTTTGTTAAACATTTTgggaaaaagataaaaaaaaaaaaaaaaaatcaagctttgCGTTGTTGATTGGGCTgggcttaatttttttgactAAAGAGTCCATTACAAAAATCACTTGTACAAGCTCAGAGCAGCCCGGTTTCAAATTCTCCACTCATTAGTGTGAGAATGGCTTGGGAGTTGGGACACAACATTTTTTGACCATATGTTTATGGCACACTATTTTTGTTGATGGAGGTTGCTATTTTTGTTGATGCAGGGTCAATGTGGATCATGTTGGGCTTTTAGCACTACAGGAGCTGTCGAAGGAGCCAATTTTATTGCAACTGGGAAACTTGTCAATCTTAGTGAACAACAGCTTGTTGATTGTGATAACACGGTTGGCTACAtagttctaacttctaagtTCTACCCTGGTTTTGATTCATTCTCTAGTTATAAGCCTTCTGGTGTTTTCTTTAaccatccttaaaaaaaaaaaaaaaaattgcaagcgTTGCATTTATTCCCTTAATGACTCAGAtaagttgaatatatatatatataattttttttttccccaaacgaattttagatatatatatatatatatatttttttggataggatTTAGATAGCTATTATCTTATCTAAAACGGCACAATCTCGTTAAGGTCTAACTTGAATTATTATAATACCCATAATATATAATGATTTCAACTAAGTCAAACTCTTACATAGGGTATTGTATTAACTTAAGAAGCTCAACATCCCCAATGTCTACATTGAATTTTTATGATATTCTTAATGATTTCAAATAAGTTAAATTTTTAGTTATGGGAATAACTCTACTTGAAAGTAAGTAGAATCATTATAACATCTAGATATGAAATAGCAACAACCACCACAAAATTGGAACCACAAAAGTTTAATCATTCTATTTAATCATTACTAAATAAATTACCTTTAAATACAATGACAATATATactttatgaaaatatttttatattatttataaataataaatatagcTTGAAATAGTTTAACGTGATCAAGTGAGAGGTATGTGAGATGGGTCTCTCAAACAATATTATattcttccttattttctctCATCAATCcccttcttatattttttattattgcaacttcaaaaaaaaaaaaaaaaattatatatatatatatatacacacaggGGTAGAATTTAAACCTAAAGTGTCGACTACTCCATAATGATTActctaataaattaaaaataagatttgttttattttattttacatacaGGTATGTAAATACATTTATGtttatatgtgtatgtatgtcACTTGACTTTTGTCCAAATTGATGTCCCAAAAGTGATAATTTAAcattccaaacaaaaattcctagctctataaaacccaaaaaaaaaaaaaaaagtgttggcTTGCCATTATTAAGAgtattgttaatatatatatatatatatatttgtattttaatgcAATTAAAGTATATGAAATAAATTGCATTGTATTTTAttgactctttctctctccttaacTTTTTGCAGTGCGACATAAAGGACAAAACTGCATGTGACAATGGATGCGGAGGAGGCCTTATGACAAATGCGTACAAATATTTGCTCGAGGCAGGAGGGTTAGAGGAGGAGAGTTCATACCCTTACACTGGGAAGCGAGGTCAATGCATGTTTAAGCTGGAAAATGTAGCCGTACGAGTTGTCAATTTTACCAGTATCCCTAATGATGAGAACCAAATTGCAGCGTATTTAGTCAACTATGGTCCTCTTGCAGGTAatcttttaaataaaagaatatcaATATGTGCTCATTTTATGCTCt
This genomic window contains:
- the LOC126694053 gene encoding LOW QUALITY PROTEIN: probable cysteine protease RD19D (The sequence of the model RefSeq protein was modified relative to this genomic sequence to represent the inferred CDS: substituted 1 base at 1 genomic stop codon), with product MIGQGPTLTCTVGVAFLTCALTTLSAAVHEDTSNIFQVTSGDRKFLDNDVVGAXKHFKVFMEKYEKKYDTREEYLHRLGIFAKNMVRAAKHQVLDPTAVHGVTPFSDLSEEEFEELYTGVRGGNTDMDVVKETGPLLEVGGLPESFDWREKGAVTEVKMQGQCGSCWAFSTTGAVEGANFIATGKLVNLSEQQLVDCDNTCDIKDKTACDNGCGGGLMTNAYKYLLEAGGLEEESSYPYTGKRGQCMFKLENVAVRVVNFTSIPNDENQIAAYLVNYGPLAVGLNAVFMQTYTGGVSCPLICGKKWINHGVLLVGYGEKGYSILRFGYKPYWIIKNSWGTRWGEKGYYRLCRGYGMCGMTRMVSAVVTQAS